The Actinocatenispora sera genome has a window encoding:
- a CDS encoding ABC transporter substrate-binding protein gives MRQRRIVAVACAALLVAGFAGACSKNTGEHTKGPAIRQDAGSISTDPAESQGPAKPMPGAVRGGTLYSIQQTDYETLDPQQIYVNASIAVGQLFTRTLTMFRKDPKTGKDLLVGDLATDTGTDVDQDGKTWRYTLKKGLKYEDGTAITASDVAYGVARSFSPQVAEGPHYIQQWLTGRTDYNKTYQGPYDGGAKMPPGVTVSGRSITFHLQQAEPDFPFAASMGTTTPLPPARDTGPRKLSDHPFSSGPYKIESYQREHQLVLVRNKYWDPRTDPVRHDYFDRFVVEMGPSPVEITNRLLADNGNDRYAVQVGAVAPELISKVLGDRSLAKRELAGYLDYVRYLNINTRRITDVDERRAINYAMDKAGFLQAEGGSPVGDVASTIQSPTTIGYQKYDAYPTPGNHGDVAKAKKLLKGAKPKLVLAFPNTAVGQKEATKIQQSLSRAGFQIVLKPADQDNYLTVLGRRDNPYDIYVSAWASDWPSGSTIIPPLFDGTAIAASGNNSRTYLDAKPVNDRIAAISKEPAAKGAGDWMKLDRQIMTDYAPLVPLYYEKNLSLYGSRVHGILQGGAPRYYDAWVTQ, from the coding sequence ATGCGCCAACGTCGCATCGTCGCAGTCGCGTGTGCGGCGCTGCTCGTCGCCGGGTTCGCCGGCGCGTGCAGCAAGAACACCGGCGAACACACGAAGGGCCCGGCGATCCGGCAGGACGCCGGTTCGATCTCCACCGACCCGGCCGAGTCGCAGGGGCCGGCGAAGCCGATGCCGGGCGCGGTGCGCGGCGGCACGCTCTACTCCATCCAGCAGACCGACTACGAGACCCTCGACCCGCAGCAGATCTACGTCAACGCCTCGATCGCGGTGGGGCAGCTGTTCACCCGGACGCTGACGATGTTCCGCAAGGACCCGAAGACCGGCAAGGACCTGCTGGTCGGCGACCTCGCCACCGACACCGGTACCGATGTCGACCAGGACGGCAAGACCTGGCGGTACACCCTGAAGAAGGGGCTGAAGTACGAGGACGGGACGGCCATCACCGCGTCCGACGTGGCGTACGGGGTGGCCCGGTCGTTCTCGCCGCAGGTCGCCGAGGGTCCGCACTACATCCAGCAGTGGCTGACCGGCCGCACCGACTACAACAAGACCTACCAGGGCCCGTACGACGGGGGCGCGAAGATGCCGCCCGGGGTGACGGTCTCCGGCCGCTCGATCACGTTCCACCTGCAGCAGGCCGAGCCGGACTTCCCGTTCGCCGCCTCGATGGGGACCACCACGCCGCTGCCGCCGGCGCGCGACACCGGGCCGCGCAAGCTGTCCGACCACCCGTTCTCGTCCGGCCCGTACAAGATCGAGTCGTACCAGCGGGAGCACCAGCTGGTACTGGTGCGCAACAAGTACTGGGATCCGCGTACCGACCCGGTGCGGCACGACTACTTCGACCGGTTCGTCGTCGAGATGGGCCCGTCGCCGGTCGAGATCACCAACCGGTTGCTCGCCGACAACGGCAACGACCGGTACGCGGTGCAGGTCGGCGCGGTCGCGCCCGAGCTGATCAGCAAGGTGCTGGGGGATCGGAGCCTCGCCAAGCGCGAGCTCGCCGGCTACCTCGACTACGTCCGGTACCTGAACATCAACACCCGCCGGATCACCGACGTCGACGAGCGCCGCGCGATCAACTACGCGATGGACAAGGCGGGGTTCCTGCAGGCCGAGGGCGGCAGCCCGGTCGGTGACGTGGCCTCGACGATCCAGTCGCCGACCACGATCGGCTACCAGAAGTACGACGCGTACCCGACGCCGGGCAACCACGGCGACGTGGCGAAGGCCAAGAAGCTGCTCAAGGGCGCGAAGCCGAAGCTGGTACTGGCGTTCCCGAACACCGCCGTCGGCCAGAAGGAAGCGACGAAGATCCAGCAGAGCCTGAGCCGGGCCGGCTTCCAGATCGTGCTCAAGCCGGCCGACCAGGACAACTACCTGACGGTCCTGGGCCGGCGCGACAACCCGTACGACATCTACGTGTCGGCGTGGGCGTCGGACTGGCCGAGCGGCTCGACGATCATCCCGCCGCTGTTCGACGGCACCGCGATCGCCGCCTCCGGCAACAACTCCCGCACCTATCTGGACGCGAAGCCGGTCAACGACCGGATCGCGGCGATCTCGAAGGAGCCGGCGGCGAAGGGTGCCGGCGACTGGATGAAGCTGGACCGGCAGATCATGACCGACTACGCACCGCTGGTGCCGCTGTACTACGAGAAGAACCTCTCGCTGTACGGCAGCCGGGTGCACGGCATCCTGCAGGGCGGCGCGCCGCGGTACTACGACGCCTGGGTGACGCAGTAG